The proteins below are encoded in one region of Anopheles merus strain MAF unplaced genomic scaffold, AmerM5.1 LNR4000410, whole genome shotgun sequence:
- the LOC121602324 gene encoding LOW QUALITY PROTEIN: trypsin-like (The sequence of the model RefSeq protein was modified relative to this genomic sequence to represent the inferred CDS: inserted 1 base in 1 codon), giving the protein LSDCFVNFRCSCANESDVICGLRNWNRHRYEDRTAPTLPEDYVSNEYEIEEERFVNFVTVRPEYFEINRARPIIDWITGVIGAPVFASDSSGPSQNCTPCKCGSVEPINERIVGGIPVEDNSFSWMAALYYDNKFCCGGSLLSDRYVITAAHCTXQPDRGLFRVQFGINDRSKPIATSIERSVKRILTNWYNAFNNNNDIALLELTYPVAINDRVMPICLPQATEMYEGSRGIVTGWGRTKAGGGLSGTLMQTEVPILTNRECRRAGYWAFQITNKMLCAGYLEGGKDSCQGDSGGPLQVLNTKSNHYELVGVVSWGRACAQKNYPGVYTRVSQYLYWINRNIKDSCLCS; this is encoded by the exons ATCTGAGCGACTGTTTCGTCAATTTTCGCTGCTCTTGTGCAAACGAATCTGACG TGATATGTGGCTTAAGAAATTGGAATAGACACCGTTATGAGGATAGAACGGCCCCAACGCTACCGGAAGATTATGTGTCGAACGAGTACGAGATAGAGGAGGAGCGCTTCGTCAACTTCGTCACTGTGCGCCCGGAATACTTCGAGATAAATCGTGCTCGACCAATTATCGACTGGATTACGGGTGTCATCGGTGCTCCTGTTTTTGCCAGTGATTCCTCGGGACCGTCACAAAATTGCACTCCATGCA AGTGTGGTTCGGTGGAACCAATAAACGAACGAATAGTGGGTGGCATACCTGTGGAGGACAATAGCTTCTCTTGGATGGCTGCCCTGTACTACGACAATAAGTTTTGTTGCGGTGGTTCCTTGCTTTCGGATCGATACGTCATAACGGCAGCCCATTGTA ACCAACCAGATCGGGGGCTGTTTCGCGTGCAGTTTGGCATAAACGATCGTAGCAAACCGATCGCCACATCCATCGAGCGAAGCGTGAAGCGAATCCTGACAAACTGGTACAATGCcttcaacaataacaacgaTATAGCGCTGCTCGAGCTCACATACCCGGTGGCGATCAACGATCGTGTGATGCCCATTTGCCTGCCACAGGCCACAGAAATGTATGAGGGTAGTAGGGGCATAGTTACTGGATGGGGTAGGACGAAAGCGGGTGGTGGACTATCGGGGACATTGATGCAAACCGAAGTTCCAATCTTAACCAACCGTGAGTGTCGCCGTGCTGGGTATTGGGCGTTTCAGATAACGAACAAGATGCTCTGCGCCGGATATCTAGAGGGAGGCAAAGATTCCTGTCAG GGCGACAGTGGAGGACCACTGCAGGTACTGAACACTAAATCAAATCATTATGAGCTAGTCGGAGTTGTTTCGTGGGGACGTGCCTGTGCTCAGAAGAACTATCCTGGAGTGTACACGCGTGTCAGTCAGTATCTGTATTGGATTAATCGTAACATTAAGGATTCCTGTTTATGTAGCTAA
- the LOC121602331 gene encoding LOW QUALITY PROTEIN: dolichol-phosphate mannosyltransferase subunit 3-like (The sequence of the model RefSeq protein was modified relative to this genomic sequence to represent the inferred CDS: inserted 2 bases in 1 codon) produces MTKLFEWLXGCSLFFSVYFAIVLRQVKHPLLDEYMLEIQLSPLFLVLLFGIFSATVVLYRTFTFNNCEEAAKELMEQIKEAKADLRSKGLVLSD; encoded by the exons ATGACGAAACTGTTCGAATGGTT TGGCTGCAGCCTGTTTTTCAGTGTTTATTTTGCTATTGttcttcgtcaagtgaaacatCCACTGTTGGATGAGTACATGCTGGAAATTCAACTTTCGCCCCTATTTTTGGTACTGTTATTTGGT ATCTTCTCTGCCACGGTGGTGTTGTATCGCACCTTCACCTTCAACAACTGTGAAGAAGCTGCCAAAGAACTGATGGAGCAGATTAAAGAGGCAAAGGCGGATTTACGAAGCAAAGGACTGGTTTTGAGTGATTAG
- the LOC121602332 gene encoding GILT-like protein 1: MLFKSLLLLSVYAVACYGQSKVPVYVYYESLCPDSARFINEQLYPVAKELKKNLELHLVPFGKSSYTTQGSDVMFTCHHGENECYGNKVHACAIQHIQGNSYQPNISKEDLTLDYVNCLMHRAQLKDGAFPTKRCADEVKIDQWQAIMDCANSTEGSQLLKQHGDVTNKLQSPLKSVPTVAFKQTYDDELQKLSVSSFRHALCKNLSPQPVECLDLPSTGSAISSLGMIVTVVAVLISRLL, from the exons ATGCTGTTCAAAAGCTTGCTTCTGCTGAGCGTGTATGCCGTCGCCTGTTATGGCCAATCAAAA GTGCCCGTATACGTGTACTACGAATCGCTCTGCCCGGATAGTGCTCGGTTTATCAACGAACAGCTGTATCCGGTGGCGAAGGAGCTCAAAAAGAATCTAGAGCTGCATCTGGTGCCCTTCGGCAAGTCGTCCTATACGACGCAAGGCTCGGATGTGATGTTTACCTGCCATCATGGCGAAAACGAGTGTTACGGCAACAAGGTGCACGCATGTGCGATCCAACATATCCAGGGTAACTCGTATCAGCCGAACATTTCCAAGGAAGACCTCACCCTCGACTACGTCAACTGTTTGATGCACCGTGCCCAGCTGAAGGACGGTGCATTCCCCACGAAGCGCTGTGCCGATGAGGTGAAAATAGACCAGTGGCAAGCTATCATGGATTGTGCCAACAGCACTGAAGGAAGCCAGCTGCTGAAGCAACACGGCGATGTGACTAACAAGCTGCAGTCGCCGCTAAAAAGTGTTCCTACCGTCGCCTTTAAGCAG ACTTACGATGATGAGCTGCAGAAACTGTCTGTGAGCAGCTTCCGTCACGCGCTATGCAAAAACCTGAGCCCACAGCCCGTCGAGTGTCTCGATCTTCCGTCCACTGGCTCAGCCATTAGCTCGCTCGGTATGATCGTTACTGTGGTCGCTGTTCTCATCTCTAGACTGCTCTAA
- the LOC121602328 gene encoding LOW QUALITY PROTEIN: protein yellow-like (The sequence of the model RefSeq protein was modified relative to this genomic sequence to represent the inferred CDS: inserted 1 base in 1 codon) — translation MRETATLSGTEMAARSLLALQLLLVLQLHLAWGQYFGQQLKGVLQWKAADFAFPTPQERQEALASGRYVPENCIPLDMDVDYSNPARSRLFVTIPRFVEGIPYTLGRVSRVQGPSGPLIEPFPNAAIQARPETNNCQGIVSVFRIKIDECNRMWVLDTGKIGEKRICLPQLVVIDMKTDXIIHRYQIPADQLVCELSLLVNLLVDVQDPSPLGSCKNTKVYMADVTAPAMIVYDMPRGKSWRITNKQMHPNPDHGTFTISNESFDLMDGMVAMALSPRIPTDNVVFQSNYGTNWRPSNDRLLYFHALASVTENAVRTSVLHNDTIWEEDVEAMPRAFRPIGVRPSQAVAEAMDSNGNLFFGLVGQNAIACWDSTTPYNPANMRIVSQNSETLQFPSGVKIIRNRKGAEELWVLTCRFQKVMTGSLNTNETNFRIQAIQIPEILGYKSSCRV, via the exons TAAGCGGCACAGAGATGGCAGCCCGATCGCTATTAGCACTGCAGTTGCTACTAGTTCTGCAGCTTCATCTTGCCTGGGGACAATACTTCGGCCAGCAGCTTAAGGGTGTGCTTCAATGGAAGGCAGCCGACTTTGCCTTTCCTACGCCACAGGAGCGTCAAGAGGCACTGGCATCAGGACGATACGTTCCAGAGAACTGCATACCGCTCGACATGGATGTAGATTATTCTA ATCCCGCTCGATCGCGTTTGTTTGTGACCATTCCGCGATTTGTAGAGGGCATCCCGTACACACTTGGGCGTGTGAGCCGCGTTCAAGGTCCTTCTGGTCCGCTGATTGAGCCCTTTCCCAACGCAGCAATACAGGCAAGACCTGAGACCAACAACTGCCAAGGAATTGTGTCCGTGTTCCGTATTAAG ATCGACGAATGTAACCGTATGTGGGTGCTCGATACGGGAAAGATTGGCGAAAAACGCATCTGTCTGCCGCAGCTGGTAGTGATTGACATGAAGACGG AAATCATCCATCGCTATCAAATACCGGCCGATCAGCTCGTGTGTGAACTGTCGCTGTTGGTAAACTTG CTTGTAGACGTACAGGACCCATCACCGCTTGGATCGTGCAAGAATACGAAAGTATACATGGCGGATGTCACTGCCCCGGCGATGATCGTGTACGATATGCCACGAGGCAAATCATGGCGCATaacgaacaaacaaatgcaTCCCAACCCAGACCACGGTACCTTCACCATCTCCAACGAGAGCTTCGATCTGATGGACGGCATGGTGGCAATGGCATTGTCTCCGCGCATACCAACGGACAATGTGGTATTTCAATCAAACTACGGTACAAACTGGCGCCCGTCCAATGACCGATTGCTATACTTCCATGCGCTGGCATCAGTGACAGAGAATGCAGTGCGCACCTCCGTGCTGCACAATGACACCATTTGGGAGGAAGACGTCGAAGCAATGCCACGAGCCTTCCGCCCAATTGGCGTACGCCCGTCGCAGGCGGTAGCAGAGGCCATGGACAGCAATGGAAATTTATTCTTTGGATTGGTTGGTCAGAATGCGATCGCGTGCTGGGACTCGACAACGCCTTACAATCCGGCCAACATGCGTATTGTGTCACAAAACAGTGAAACATTACAGTTTCCTAGCGGAGTAAAGATCATACGAAACCGCAAGGGAGCCGAGGAGCTGTGGGTGTTAACGTGCCGTTTCCAAAAGGTTATGACGGGATCGTTGAACACGAACGAGACCAACTTCAGAATACAGGCCATACAGATTCCGGAGATTCTTGGATACAAAAGCTCGTGCAGAGTGTAA